Proteins encoded by one window of Actinocorallia herbida:
- a CDS encoding lysophospholipid acyltransferase family protein, producing MRLVVPPAFRVLFHLKVEGQENIPEAGPLIVAANHQSFIDSYVIPVSLLPLKVVFLAKAEYFEGTGFKGRLSRWFFTSMGMVPVARGDGSSAMGSLEQAAEIVEGGDVFALYPEGTRSMDGRLYRGRTGAGWLVLETGAKVLPVGLVGTEKLQPYGSRFPKIGTRVTVRIGEPLEFGGYAAMPKGRARRVITDEIVQAIQKLTGQEYVPEYNDHQSKGDS from the coding sequence ATGCGACTGGTGGTGCCGCCCGCGTTCCGTGTCCTGTTCCACCTCAAAGTGGAGGGCCAGGAGAACATCCCGGAGGCCGGCCCCCTGATCGTTGCGGCCAATCACCAGTCCTTCATCGACAGCTACGTCATCCCCGTGTCGCTGCTGCCCCTCAAGGTCGTCTTCCTGGCGAAGGCCGAGTACTTCGAAGGCACCGGGTTCAAGGGCCGGCTCAGCCGGTGGTTCTTCACCTCGATGGGCATGGTCCCGGTGGCCCGCGGCGACGGGTCGTCGGCGATGGGCTCCCTGGAGCAGGCCGCCGAGATCGTCGAAGGCGGCGACGTCTTCGCGCTCTACCCCGAAGGCACCAGGTCGATGGACGGGCGGCTGTACCGCGGCCGCACCGGCGCCGGATGGCTCGTGCTGGAGACCGGCGCCAAGGTCCTGCCCGTCGGGCTGGTCGGCACCGAGAAGCTCCAGCCGTACGGCAGCCGCTTCCCCAAGATCGGCACGCGGGTCACCGTCCGGATCGGCGAGCCGCTGGAGTTCGGCGGCTACGCCGCCATGCCCAAGGGCCGCGCCCGCAGGGTGATCACCGACGAGATCGTCCAGGCGATCCAGAAGCTCACCGGGCAGGAGTACGTGCCCGAGTACAACGACCACCAGAGCAAGGGCGACAGCTGA
- the murA gene encoding UDP-N-acetylglucosamine 1-carboxyvinyltransferase: protein MSVTYRVRGGRQLQGTVFIQGAKNSALPMIGAALMAAKGRTVLRNVPIIEDVRRAVELAEAIGAKAELHEAERTLVIDASELSSPVLPADIAARFRGSFLFVPALLHRLGEAVIEGVGGCNLGSRNLDFHYNGFKRMGATVTEHDTNIHVKVGQLQAGTLYCDTPSHTGTENLVMAGALANGTTLIKNTALEPEVLDNIDFLQRMGAEIEGGGTGFIRVHGVDELTAVEHTVMPDRIDAGVLVMACAITGGEVSLVGAEMEHLGVAVDKLEQMGVEFSQQGAVLQVRRERPLRPINVITDEYPGFATDLQSPIMALASQAEGESYIYERIFDSRFQLADELIKMGASIEVDGNQRARVYGRTPLKGAQTVAHDLRSGAALVLAGLAAEGETEISSAYYIDRGHSNFAERLNALGADVIRETE, encoded by the coding sequence ATGAGCGTTACCTACCGTGTACGCGGGGGCCGACAGCTGCAAGGCACCGTCTTCATCCAGGGCGCGAAGAACTCCGCCCTGCCGATGATCGGCGCCGCACTCATGGCCGCCAAGGGACGGACGGTGCTGCGGAACGTCCCGATCATCGAGGACGTCCGGCGCGCGGTGGAGCTCGCCGAGGCCATCGGGGCCAAGGCCGAGCTGCACGAGGCCGAGCGGACCCTGGTGATCGACGCCTCCGAGCTGTCCAGCCCGGTGCTCCCGGCCGACATCGCGGCCCGTTTCCGCGGGTCCTTCCTGTTCGTCCCGGCGCTGCTGCACCGGCTCGGCGAGGCGGTGATCGAGGGCGTCGGGGGGTGCAACCTCGGCAGCCGGAACCTCGACTTCCACTACAACGGCTTCAAGCGCATGGGCGCGACCGTCACCGAGCACGACACCAACATCCATGTGAAGGTGGGCCAGCTCCAGGCGGGCACGCTCTACTGCGACACCCCCTCGCACACCGGCACCGAGAACCTCGTCATGGCCGGCGCGCTGGCCAACGGCACCACGCTGATCAAGAACACCGCGCTGGAGCCCGAGGTCCTGGACAACATCGACTTCCTGCAGCGGATGGGCGCCGAGATCGAGGGCGGCGGCACCGGCTTCATCCGGGTCCACGGGGTAGACGAGCTCACCGCCGTCGAGCACACCGTCATGCCCGACCGGATCGACGCGGGCGTGCTGGTGATGGCCTGCGCGATCACCGGTGGCGAGGTCAGCCTGGTCGGCGCGGAGATGGAGCACCTGGGCGTCGCGGTCGACAAGCTCGAGCAGATGGGCGTGGAGTTCAGCCAGCAGGGCGCGGTGCTCCAGGTCCGCCGCGAGCGCCCGCTGCGGCCGATCAACGTCATCACCGACGAGTACCCGGGCTTCGCCACCGACCTCCAGTCGCCGATCATGGCGCTGGCCAGCCAGGCCGAGGGCGAGTCCTACATCTACGAGCGGATCTTCGACAGCCGCTTCCAGCTCGCCGACGAGCTGATCAAGATGGGCGCGTCGATCGAGGTCGACGGCAACCAGCGCGCCAGGGTCTACGGCCGCACCCCGCTCAAGGGCGCCCAGACCGTCGCGCACGACCTGCGCTCGGGCGCGGCCCTGGTCCTCGCCGGGCTCGCCGCGGAAGGCGAGACGGAGATCAGCTCCGCGTACTACATCGACCGCGGGCACTCGAACTTCGCGGAACGGCTGAACGCCCTCGGCGCCGACGTCATTCGCGAGACCGAGTAA
- a CDS encoding transcriptional regulator, protein MTGPRTGAVTPDLTIGVVGPHDLVERVMLMGHGPTPVPSRLVAAAYRDEQEAADKVMRLGSGVDVCLFASPVPYDFARKAGVLTMPATYVPLNGAALQGALLRAALDERFDPSKVSIDVLARGEVEEAYAEIGLPVEQVHLREEVAGPGTLAAFHERLWRRGVTSVALTCVHATAERMELAGVPTLRIRPTGAAIRSALQTAALLGAHHRLEESQLVVVLVDVPTLRESPRRVTPRYWREELKLALHRVLLQEAHRMNAAVWPLDDHSYLVTATRGSVSSGTEGFRTPPFVERIREELGLAVEVGIGMGRTAQEAEAHARAALARSQTSQRAQGFALDRDGRALIPAPRTPPRGAPPVKPKGLEILARLADRLGDQVETGAPLIVDAENAGKMLGVTSRTARRLLRTLVEEGLAWPLPPNRTPQPGRPRQLYRLIVEKLGPAKTVSGP, encoded by the coding sequence ATGACAGGACCACGGACGGGGGCGGTGACCCCGGACCTGACGATCGGGGTCGTCGGTCCGCACGACCTCGTCGAACGGGTCATGCTGATGGGGCACGGACCGACACCGGTTCCGAGCAGACTTGTGGCGGCGGCGTACCGGGACGAGCAGGAGGCCGCCGACAAGGTGATGCGCCTGGGCTCGGGCGTCGACGTCTGCCTGTTCGCCAGCCCCGTCCCGTATGACTTCGCACGCAAAGCGGGCGTGCTGACCATGCCCGCCACCTATGTCCCGCTCAACGGCGCCGCGTTGCAGGGGGCACTGCTCCGCGCCGCGCTGGACGAGCGGTTCGACCCCTCCAAGGTGAGCATCGACGTGCTGGCCCGCGGCGAGGTGGAGGAGGCCTACGCGGAGATAGGCCTTCCCGTCGAGCAGGTCCACCTGCGCGAGGAGGTGGCAGGGCCGGGCACCCTGGCCGCGTTCCACGAGCGGCTGTGGCGGCGCGGCGTCACCAGCGTCGCGCTCACCTGCGTGCACGCCACGGCCGAGCGGATGGAACTGGCCGGCGTGCCGACGCTGCGCATCCGCCCCACCGGCGCGGCCATCCGCAGCGCGCTCCAGACCGCGGCGCTGCTCGGCGCGCACCACAGGCTCGAGGAGTCGCAGCTGGTCGTGGTGCTGGTCGACGTGCCGACGCTGCGCGAGTCGCCGCGCCGCGTCACGCCCCGGTACTGGCGCGAGGAACTGAAGCTCGCGCTGCACCGGGTGCTGCTCCAGGAGGCGCACCGGATGAACGCCGCGGTGTGGCCGCTGGACGACCACAGCTACCTCGTGACGGCCACCCGCGGCTCGGTGTCCTCGGGCACCGAGGGCTTCCGGACGCCGCCGTTCGTCGAGCGGATCCGCGAGGAGCTGGGCCTGGCCGTCGAGGTCGGGATCGGCATGGGCCGCACCGCGCAGGAGGCCGAGGCGCACGCGCGCGCGGCCCTGGCCCGCTCCCAGACCTCCCAGCGCGCGCAGGGCTTCGCGCTGGACAGGGACGGCAGAGCGCTCATCCCCGCCCCCCGGACTCCCCCGCGCGGCGCCCCTCCGGTCAAGCCGAAGGGCCTGGAGATCCTCGCCAGGCTGGCCGACCGGCTGGGCGACCAGGTCGAGACGGGCGCACCGCTCATCGTCGACGCCGAGAACGCGGGGAAGATGCTCGGTGTGACTTCGCGCACTGCGCGGCGGCTCCTGCGCACCCTCGTCGAGGAGGGTCTGGCCTGGCCGCTGCCGCCGAACCGCACGCCGCAGCCGGGAAGGCCGCGTCAGCTCTACCGGCTCATCGTGGAAAAGCTCGGTCCCGCAAAAACGGTGAGCGGACCATGA
- a CDS encoding serine/threonine-protein kinase: MQRNWTVPGYRHLRELGRGASGHVVMAVHEETSIEVAIKYLAPALAMDPDFVLRFRDEAQALSELEEPHLVQFFEYVETSTSAAVVLELIDGVALAHLLGDSGPMPAEAAMAVLKGALLGLAAAHPSGVVHRDLKPANILVDGQGQTYLTDFGIALPVPGHPGAVGTPAYMPAEQWEGGPVGPTADVYAATAVAYECMTGLPPYRAASLSALAAAHRSAPVPVEDVPEGLRALVAAGLAKDVRERPQSAFAFLLELEMTAGAVLGPGWEDRGKAQLKSRALALALLFPISRPADFIPTAPIPHVPAPAPAPARPVHTPRAGTPQAGKAQPGTMRLPAASGAATASLTMLDLPPLGLDAEERYRPSKRLGLAAVTAGAFASLALLSGAVYLVQSLSDDIPLHQQAAPSPVASPAAQAGGNEPPSRSAKDDDAKRKPLITVDPVSEVPGSPAPTTPTSPTVSPSDPTPSETDEPDPDPTDPTESPDPTDSPDPTDPAEPTPTDPTDPTDPSTPTDPVEPEESETPETPTVPEVTPEPEASEEDQSVPIAGQRVSFVVGRAAVSISVGTPVSLVPVPVLGAG, encoded by the coding sequence GTGCAAAGGAACTGGACGGTACCGGGTTACCGGCATCTGCGTGAGCTCGGACGCGGCGCGTCCGGCCATGTCGTCATGGCCGTGCACGAGGAGACCTCGATCGAGGTCGCGATCAAATACCTCGCCCCCGCACTCGCCATGGACCCCGACTTCGTGCTGCGCTTCCGCGATGAGGCGCAGGCGCTGTCGGAACTGGAAGAGCCGCATCTCGTCCAGTTCTTCGAGTACGTGGAGACCTCCACGAGCGCGGCGGTCGTCCTCGAGCTGATCGACGGCGTCGCGCTGGCCCATCTGCTGGGCGACTCCGGGCCGATGCCCGCCGAGGCCGCCATGGCCGTGCTCAAGGGAGCGCTGCTCGGCCTCGCCGCCGCGCACCCCTCGGGCGTGGTGCACCGCGACCTCAAGCCGGCCAACATCCTGGTGGACGGCCAGGGCCAGACCTACCTGACCGACTTCGGCATCGCGCTCCCCGTCCCCGGTCACCCGGGTGCGGTGGGGACGCCCGCGTACATGCCCGCCGAGCAGTGGGAGGGCGGCCCGGTAGGACCGACCGCCGACGTGTACGCGGCCACGGCCGTCGCCTACGAGTGCATGACAGGGCTGCCCCCTTACCGGGCCGCCTCCCTGTCCGCCCTGGCCGCCGCCCACCGGTCGGCTCCTGTGCCCGTCGAGGACGTCCCGGAGGGGCTGCGCGCGCTCGTCGCCGCCGGCCTCGCCAAGGACGTGCGGGAGCGGCCGCAGAGCGCGTTCGCGTTCCTGCTCGAGCTGGAGATGACGGCCGGGGCCGTCCTCGGCCCCGGGTGGGAGGACCGCGGCAAGGCCCAGCTGAAGTCCCGGGCGCTCGCCCTCGCGCTGCTGTTCCCGATCAGCCGTCCGGCGGACTTCATCCCCACCGCGCCGATTCCCCACGTCCCGGCGCCCGCTCCGGCGCCGGCGCGTCCGGTGCACACGCCGCGGGCGGGCACGCCCCAGGCGGGGAAGGCGCAGCCGGGCACCATGCGGCTCCCCGCGGCCTCCGGCGCGGCCACCGCCTCGCTGACCATGCTCGACCTCCCGCCGCTCGGCCTCGACGCCGAGGAGCGGTACCGGCCGAGCAAGCGGCTGGGGCTCGCGGCGGTCACCGCCGGTGCCTTCGCCTCGCTGGCGCTGCTCAGCGGCGCGGTGTACCTGGTCCAGTCCCTGTCCGACGACATTCCGCTGCACCAGCAGGCCGCGCCCTCGCCCGTCGCCTCTCCGGCCGCGCAGGCGGGCGGCAACGAGCCTCCGTCGCGGTCCGCGAAGGACGACGACGCGAAGCGCAAGCCCCTCATCACCGTGGACCCGGTGTCGGAGGTGCCGGGCTCCCCCGCGCCGACGACCCCGACCTCCCCGACGGTCTCGCCGAGCGACCCGACCCCGTCGGAGACCGACGAGCCGGATCCCGACCCGACCGACCCGACCGAGTCCCCCGACCCGACGGACTCCCCGGATCCGACCGATCCCGCCGAGCCCACCCCGACCGACCCGACCGATCCGACGGACCCCTCTACGCCGACCGACCCGGTCGAGCCCGAGGAGTCCGAGACGCCCGAGACCCCGACCGTCCCGGAGGTGACGCCCGAGCCCGAGGCGTCCGAGGAGGACCAGTCGGTCCCGATCGCCGGTCAGCGCGTGTCGTTCGTGGTCGGCCGCGCCGCGGTGTCGATCTCCGTCGGCACTCCCGTGTCCCTCGTGCCGGTCCCGGTGCTCGGCGCGGGATGA
- a CDS encoding SDR family NAD(P)-dependent oxidoreductase, with amino-acid sequence MTTRIALVTGANRGLGFESARALAGHGFTVLVGARSAERGQEAAARITAEGGTARCVPLDVADDASVAAAADLIGREYGRLDVLINNAGITTPPDVPPADHLPSRTTADTVRRTYETNVFGAIRTIGALLPLLREAPAARIVNVSSGLGSLTIGSDRTHPYHALNFLPYCSSKTALNGVTLAYAKELADTPIKVNSADPGYCATDLNGHSGVRKAEEGAADIVRLALLDADGPTGGFYGEGGERLPW; translated from the coding sequence ATGACGACACGCATCGCCCTGGTGACCGGGGCCAACAGAGGACTGGGCTTCGAATCGGCGAGGGCGCTGGCCGGGCACGGGTTCACCGTGCTCGTCGGCGCGCGCTCCGCCGAGCGCGGGCAGGAGGCCGCGGCGCGGATCACCGCGGAGGGCGGCACCGCGCGGTGCGTGCCGCTCGACGTCGCCGACGACGCCTCGGTGGCCGCGGCCGCCGACCTCATCGGACGCGAGTACGGGCGGCTCGACGTGCTCATCAACAACGCGGGGATCACCACGCCCCCGGACGTCCCGCCGGCGGACCACCTGCCCAGCCGGACGACGGCCGACACGGTTCGGCGCACCTACGAGACCAACGTGTTCGGGGCGATCCGAACGATCGGGGCGCTCCTCCCGCTGCTGCGCGAGGCGCCCGCGGCCCGGATCGTCAACGTCTCCAGCGGGCTCGGCTCCCTGACCATCGGCAGCGACCGCACCCACCCTTACCACGCGCTCAACTTCCTGCCCTACTGCTCCTCCAAGACCGCGCTCAACGGCGTCACCCTCGCCTACGCCAAGGAACTCGCGGACACGCCCATCAAGGTGAACTCCGCCGATCCCGGTTACTGCGCGACCGACCTCAACGGGCACAGCGGCGTCCGAAAGGCCGAAGAGGGCGCGGCCGACATCGTCAGGCTCGCGCTGCTGGACGCAGACGGGCCCACCGGCGGCTTCTACGGCGAAGGGGGAGAACGGCTCCCCTGGTGA
- a CDS encoding helix-turn-helix transcriptional regulator has translation MDRASLAAFLRSRRERVRPEDAGLTRGPRRRTPGLRREEVARLAGMSVDYYIRLEQARGPHPSRQILAAVARALRLGDAERVHLFRLAGESPEPPPGPPSEVPQAVLHLLDRLDDTPAFVLDAKWEPLAWNAMADALLGLTALPPKARNITRGLFLTPGVRLADLTPEQRDFARGCVNDLRRALARYPHDPGVTGLIAELERSPDFRALWAEHGVEVRSGQEKTIRHPRVGTITLHCDSLLVPDRDQRVVLYTAAPGTPAHEALRLLRVIGAQDLRVEDQTRWG, from the coding sequence GTGGACAGAGCAAGCCTCGCCGCTTTCCTGCGCTCCCGCCGCGAGCGCGTCAGACCCGAGGACGCCGGGCTCACGCGCGGCCCGCGCCGCCGCACCCCCGGGCTGCGCCGTGAGGAGGTCGCCCGGCTCGCGGGGATGTCGGTCGACTACTACATCCGGCTGGAGCAGGCCAGGGGGCCGCACCCTTCCCGGCAGATCCTCGCCGCGGTGGCCCGCGCGCTAAGGCTCGGCGACGCCGAACGCGTCCATCTGTTCCGGCTCGCGGGCGAGTCGCCGGAGCCGCCGCCCGGTCCTCCGTCGGAGGTCCCCCAGGCCGTCCTGCACCTGCTGGACCGGCTCGACGACACCCCCGCGTTCGTCCTGGACGCCAAGTGGGAGCCGCTGGCCTGGAACGCCATGGCCGACGCGCTCCTCGGCCTCACGGCGCTGCCGCCGAAGGCCAGGAACATCACCCGCGGCCTCTTCCTGACGCCGGGCGTCCGCCTCGCCGACCTCACCCCCGAGCAGCGCGACTTCGCGCGCGGGTGCGTCAACGACCTGCGCCGGGCGCTCGCCCGCTATCCGCACGACCCGGGCGTCACCGGGCTGATCGCCGAACTCGAGCGCAGCCCGGATTTCCGGGCGCTGTGGGCCGAGCACGGTGTCGAGGTCCGATCGGGGCAGGAGAAGACGATCCGGCACCCGCGCGTCGGGACGATCACGCTGCACTGCGACTCGCTGCTCGTGCCCGACCGCGACCAGCGGGTAGTGCTGTACACCGCGGCGCCGGGCACCCCGGCGCACGAGGCGCTCCGGCTGCTGCGGGTGATCGGCGCGCAGGACCTGCGCGTGGAGGATCAGACTCGGTGGGGGTAG
- the hisC gene encoding histidinol-phosphate transaminase, with protein sequence MSPRFRSVLDRFQAYKPGKTAVSADGRSYKLSSNESPHGPLPSVLTAIASAAATVNRYPDNGCTELIAEIAGHFGVPEDHVAVGNGSVVVAAHLFEAVSEPGAEVVYAWRSFEAYPLLAALAGAEPVQVPLKADETHDLAAMLAAITPATRMVIVCNPNNPTGEVVRRDELIAFLDRVPKDVLVVLDEAYREYIRDEDVPDGLTLYRDRPNVAVLRTFSKAYGLAGLRVGFLIAHPTIAEAIRKVYLPFSVSSIAQAAAVAALKAEDELTTRVEETVKERERVGHALRDQGWTVVPSQGNFVWLRLGDRTVDFAEACERDGVSVRPFAGEGVRISIGSVEDNNALLAAAAAYPHRV encoded by the coding sequence ATGAGCCCGCGGTTCCGTTCCGTTCTCGACCGCTTCCAGGCCTACAAGCCGGGGAAGACCGCCGTCTCCGCCGACGGCAGGTCGTACAAGCTGTCGTCGAACGAGTCACCGCACGGGCCGCTGCCTTCGGTGCTGACGGCGATCGCGTCGGCGGCCGCGACGGTCAACCGGTATCCGGACAACGGGTGCACCGAGCTGATCGCGGAGATCGCCGGGCATTTCGGGGTGCCTGAGGATCATGTCGCGGTCGGGAACGGGTCGGTCGTCGTGGCCGCGCACCTGTTCGAGGCCGTGAGCGAGCCGGGGGCCGAGGTCGTCTACGCGTGGCGGTCTTTCGAGGCGTATCCGCTACTCGCCGCGCTGGCCGGGGCCGAGCCGGTGCAGGTGCCGCTGAAGGCCGACGAGACGCATGATCTCGCCGCGATGCTCGCCGCGATCACCCCGGCCACCCGCATGGTGATCGTCTGCAACCCGAACAACCCGACGGGCGAGGTCGTCCGGCGCGACGAGCTGATCGCGTTCCTCGACCGGGTGCCGAAGGACGTCCTCGTCGTGCTGGACGAGGCGTACCGGGAGTACATCCGGGACGAGGACGTGCCCGACGGCCTCACGCTCTACCGGGACCGGCCCAACGTCGCCGTGCTGCGCACCTTCTCCAAGGCGTACGGGCTCGCGGGCCTGCGCGTCGGCTTCCTCATCGCGCACCCGACGATCGCCGAGGCGATTCGCAAGGTCTACCTCCCGTTCAGCGTCAGCAGCATCGCGCAGGCCGCCGCGGTCGCCGCGCTCAAGGCCGAGGACGAGCTGACGACCCGGGTCGAGGAGACCGTGAAGGAGCGGGAGCGGGTCGGCCACGCGCTGCGCGACCAGGGCTGGACCGTCGTCCCGTCCCAGGGGAACTTCGTGTGGCTGCGGCTCGGCGACCGGACCGTCGACTTCGCCGAGGCGTGCGAGCGCGACGGCGTCAGCGTCCGGCCGTTCGCCGGGGAGGGCGTCCGGATCTCCATCGGCTCGGTCGAGGACAACAACGCCCTGCTGGCCGCCGCGGCGGCCTACCCCCACCGAGTCTGA
- a CDS encoding NUDIX hydrolase, whose amino-acid sequence MSSVPRVALTVDLVVLTVREQRLCALTWLRDHEPYRGRWCLPGGFIQLDEDLPVAAARFMDEKAGLADTAIHLEQLATFGYPDRDPRQRVVSVTYLGLAPNLPASSRAQVTWKPVGILLNDEENAFDHRRILREGVERARSKLEYTSLAAAFCPPEFTVAELRRVYEIVWSTPLDPRNFHRKVTGAEGFLVPTGTTTTRDGGRPAQLFRRGRAEQLHPPMLRPSSLSVR is encoded by the coding sequence ATGTCGTCGGTGCCCAGAGTCGCTCTCACGGTGGACCTCGTCGTGCTCACCGTGCGCGAGCAGCGGCTCTGCGCACTGACCTGGCTTCGCGACCACGAGCCCTACCGGGGCCGCTGGTGCCTCCCGGGCGGCTTCATCCAGTTGGACGAGGACCTTCCGGTGGCCGCGGCCCGCTTCATGGACGAGAAGGCCGGCCTCGCCGACACCGCGATCCACCTGGAGCAGCTGGCCACCTTCGGCTACCCCGACCGCGACCCCCGCCAGCGCGTCGTCAGCGTCACGTACCTGGGGTTGGCCCCGAACCTCCCCGCCTCCTCACGAGCCCAGGTGACGTGGAAGCCGGTGGGCATCCTCCTCAACGACGAGGAGAACGCCTTCGACCACCGCCGCATCCTCCGCGAAGGCGTGGAACGGGCCCGCTCCAAGCTCGAGTACACCTCCCTGGCCGCGGCCTTCTGCCCGCCGGAGTTCACCGTCGCCGAGCTGCGCCGTGTCTACGAGATCGTCTGGAGCACCCCACTCGACCCCCGCAACTTCCACCGCAAGGTCACCGGCGCCGAGGGATTCCTCGTCCCCACCGGCACCACGACGACCCGCGACGGCGGCCGCCCCGCCCAGCTCTTCCGCCGAGGCCGAGCCGAGCAGCTGCACCCGCCCATGCTCCGCCCCAGCTCCCTCTCCGTCCGCTAA
- a CDS encoding phosphoribosylaminoimidazolesuccinocarboxamide synthase has translation MKHVHSGKVRDLYELPGGELLIVARDTISAYDYVLDTPIPEKGAVLTQLSLWWFEQLADVVPNHVISTDLPEGAPAEWAGRSVVVKKLEMVPVECVARGYLVGSGLKDYRATGGVCGIALPAGLEDGSRLAEPIFTPTTKADVGDHDLPMTYAEVEGSVGGELAAKLRDITLEVYRRGAELALDRGVIVADTKIELGLLDGELVLGDEVLTPDSSRFWPADQWQPGRSQPSFDKQFVRDWLTSPASGWDPASGEAPPSLPADVVEQTQAKYIEAYERLTGRKWGQASR, from the coding sequence GTGAAGCACGTGCACAGTGGCAAGGTCAGGGATCTCTACGAGCTGCCCGGCGGTGAACTCCTCATCGTCGCGCGCGACACGATCTCCGCGTACGACTATGTGCTGGACACGCCCATTCCGGAGAAGGGCGCGGTGCTGACGCAGCTGTCGCTGTGGTGGTTCGAGCAGCTCGCCGATGTGGTGCCCAACCATGTGATCTCCACCGATCTCCCCGAGGGCGCGCCCGCTGAATGGGCGGGGCGCTCCGTGGTCGTCAAGAAGCTCGAGATGGTTCCGGTCGAGTGCGTCGCGCGCGGCTACCTCGTCGGCAGCGGCCTGAAGGACTACCGCGCGACGGGCGGGGTCTGCGGGATCGCGCTGCCCGCCGGCCTGGAAGACGGGTCCCGGCTTGCCGAACCGATTTTCACCCCCACCACCAAGGCCGACGTCGGCGACCACGACCTGCCGATGACGTACGCCGAGGTCGAGGGATCAGTCGGCGGCGAACTCGCGGCGAAGCTCCGGGACATCACCCTCGAGGTCTACCGGCGCGGCGCCGAGCTGGCGCTGGACCGCGGCGTGATCGTCGCCGACACCAAGATCGAACTCGGTCTGCTGGACGGCGAGCTCGTCCTCGGCGACGAGGTGCTGACGCCCGACTCGTCCCGCTTCTGGCCCGCCGATCAATGGCAGCCCGGACGTTCCCAGCCGTCCTTCGACAAGCAGTTCGTCCGGGACTGGCTGACTTCGCCCGCTTCCGGATGGGACCCGGCCTCCGGCGAGGCCCCGCCGTCGCTGCCCGCCGACGTGGTCGAACAGACTCAGGCGAAGTACATCGAAGCGTACGAAAGGCTCACCGGTCGTAAGTGGGGCCAGGCGTCCCGATAG
- a CDS encoding MOSC domain-containing protein has protein sequence MITVTGLNVHPLKSGSATPVHAADLLETGLRHDREFMLVDAEGRFLSQRKHPRMALLRTAYDGVALDVNGFHHKAVGPDGGPVVDVTVHGKPCQGVDQGAEAAGFFSDFMGMPVRLVRFTGTRPTGRGGGKVAFEDGYPLLIIGEDSLDDLNGRLAEPVPMNRFRPNIVLSGLGPYGEDSVRRLRIGGVEIELVKPCGRCVLTTVDQDTGVKGREPLATLARYRTAEFDGERLIMFGQNAIPRVTGTLHVGQSVEVMEFAA, from the coding sequence TTGATCACCGTCACGGGGCTGAACGTGCACCCGCTGAAGAGCGGGTCGGCGACACCGGTCCACGCGGCCGATCTGCTCGAGACGGGGCTGCGTCATGACCGCGAGTTCATGCTGGTCGACGCGGAGGGCAGGTTCCTGTCACAGCGCAAGCACCCCCGGATGGCGCTGCTCCGCACCGCCTACGACGGGGTCGCCCTGGACGTCAACGGCTTCCACCACAAGGCGGTCGGCCCCGACGGCGGCCCGGTCGTCGACGTCACCGTGCACGGCAAGCCCTGCCAGGGCGTCGACCAGGGCGCGGAGGCCGCAGGGTTCTTCTCGGACTTCATGGGCATGCCCGTTCGGCTCGTCCGGTTCACCGGGACCAGGCCGACGGGCCGGGGCGGCGGCAAGGTGGCGTTCGAGGACGGCTATCCGCTCCTGATCATCGGTGAGGACTCCCTCGACGACCTCAACGGGCGGCTCGCCGAGCCCGTCCCGATGAACCGGTTCCGGCCGAACATCGTGCTGTCCGGGCTCGGCCCGTACGGTGAGGACTCCGTGCGACGGCTGCGGATCGGCGGCGTCGAGATCGAACTGGTCAAGCCGTGCGGGCGGTGCGTGCTGACCACGGTCGACCAGGACACCGGGGTCAAAGGCCGCGAACCACTCGCCACGCTCGCCCGGTACCGGACCGCGGAGTTCGACGGCGAGCGCCTGATCATGTTCGGCCAGAACGCGATCCCGCGCGTGACCGGTACCCTTCACGTCGGCCAGTCGGTGGAAGTCATGGAGTTCGCAGCGTGA